The Achromobacter pestifer genome includes a region encoding these proteins:
- a CDS encoding TonB-dependent receptor, producing the protein MQRFYLYAPLVGAGLLTAAMAAPSAAADIPQLPSIQVTAEGQPDDGRLRPMGATPPAASIDHNVTQAVSVVDSQDIDRLNTMSTLDLLGRVPNATISRSGGIAGTLFLRGLNTNDMRVPMFIDGDRFRGRNTLQFMLISPTEIEQVDVVRGPNSSRFGSDGLGGLVNFVTKRAHGNLSQPFGLNGGEASVTYNTNGDGVQSNVALEGAGDGFDLRVYATGRRASNYDSAAGEVPNSDFRGAGGGIVLGYMPDARQRIEASARVAYVKDGAAGTVPPYPLSYSRRDPLKVKQGRLAYTGEFDGAISVLKASVYVNEFGTVMATHNQTNPARVVDARNNVIGPVVWGGSVAATVPWADTNTTFGLDFMHERRPGSESRSDITVRRPNGTTTTTSTPYVKTGPDQYQTNVGAFLTTEWKPAPKWTVTAGGRFDWFKSDVGLEPLPSPNLLPAFRAAQNTTETATTGSLGLSYRATDVVELLGSVGSSFRMPWTSEMFSSGYTGTSYTIPNPGLKPERGVTVEAGTRLHFEQATVGLTAFRSNYSDFLENVTTTYEGLPATQRRNVGRARIQGLELDWRWQLSREVNLYGNASYLHGTNRTTDTPLQSIAPFSGLVGLQYMSPNEAYALSGELQWAKGQSRYAERAEYPAAGFGVVNLYAQFQLDRLGLPQAGNTQVVLGVNNLFDRAYRTAATSSNVAYAMTDLNPLLEPGRSFSLTLRTRF; encoded by the coding sequence ATGCAACGCTTCTATCTGTATGCCCCCTTGGTCGGCGCCGGACTGCTGACCGCCGCCATGGCCGCGCCCAGCGCCGCGGCCGATATTCCGCAACTGCCGTCGATCCAGGTCACCGCCGAAGGCCAGCCCGATGACGGCCGCCTGCGGCCGATGGGGGCGACGCCGCCCGCAGCCTCGATCGACCACAATGTCACGCAGGCGGTCAGCGTGGTCGACAGCCAGGACATCGACCGCCTGAACACCATGAGCACGCTCGACCTGCTGGGCCGCGTGCCCAACGCCACCATCAGCCGCAGCGGCGGCATCGCCGGCACGTTGTTCCTGCGCGGGCTGAACACCAACGACATGCGGGTGCCGATGTTCATCGACGGCGACCGCTTCCGCGGCCGCAATACGCTGCAGTTCATGCTCATCAGTCCGACCGAGATCGAACAGGTCGACGTGGTGCGCGGGCCGAACTCCTCGCGCTTCGGCAGCGACGGCCTGGGCGGACTGGTCAATTTCGTGACCAAGCGGGCGCATGGCAACCTGAGCCAGCCCTTCGGCCTGAACGGCGGCGAAGCTTCGGTCACGTACAACACCAACGGCGATGGCGTGCAGAGCAACGTGGCGCTGGAAGGCGCCGGCGACGGCTTCGACCTGCGCGTCTACGCCACCGGACGCCGCGCCAGCAACTACGACAGCGCGGCGGGCGAAGTGCCCAACAGCGACTTCCGCGGCGCCGGCGGGGGCATCGTGCTGGGCTACATGCCCGATGCCCGTCAGCGCATCGAGGCCAGCGCGCGCGTGGCCTACGTCAAGGACGGCGCGGCCGGGACCGTGCCGCCATATCCACTGAGCTACAGCCGCCGCGATCCGTTGAAGGTCAAGCAGGGCAGGCTGGCCTACACGGGCGAGTTCGACGGCGCCATCAGCGTGCTCAAGGCCAGCGTCTATGTGAACGAGTTCGGCACCGTCATGGCTACGCATAACCAGACCAATCCGGCGCGCGTGGTCGATGCGCGCAACAACGTGATCGGTCCCGTCGTGTGGGGCGGCAGCGTTGCCGCGACGGTGCCGTGGGCCGACACCAACACGACCTTCGGCCTGGACTTCATGCATGAACGCCGTCCCGGATCGGAATCGCGCAGCGATATCACGGTGCGTCGTCCGAATGGCACCACCACGACCACCAGCACGCCCTACGTCAAGACGGGGCCAGACCAGTACCAGACCAACGTCGGCGCGTTCCTGACCACGGAATGGAAGCCCGCTCCCAAGTGGACCGTTACCGCCGGCGGCCGGTTCGACTGGTTCAAGTCGGATGTGGGCTTGGAGCCCTTGCCGTCGCCTAATCTGCTGCCGGCCTTCCGCGCCGCGCAGAACACGACCGAGACTGCCACCACCGGCAGCCTGGGGCTGTCCTACCGCGCCACTGACGTGGTCGAACTGCTGGGCAGCGTGGGCAGTTCGTTCCGCATGCCGTGGACCTCGGAGATGTTCAGCAGCGGCTATACCGGAACCAGCTACACCATCCCCAATCCGGGCCTGAAGCCGGAACGCGGCGTCACCGTGGAAGCCGGCACCCGGCTGCACTTCGAGCAGGCCACGGTCGGCCTGACCGCGTTCCGCAGCAACTACAGCGATTTCCTGGAGAACGTCACCACCACCTACGAAGGCCTGCCCGCCACGCAGCGCCGCAACGTGGGCCGGGCGCGGATCCAGGGGCTGGAGCTGGATTGGCGCTGGCAGCTGAGCCGCGAGGTCAACCTGTACGGCAACGCCAGCTACCTGCACGGCACCAACCGCACGACGGACACGCCGCTGCAATCGATCGCGCCCTTCAGCGGCCTGGTCGGTCTGCAATACATGAGCCCCAATGAAGCCTATGCGCTGAGCGGCGAACTGCAATGGGCCAAGGGCCAGAGCCGCTATGCGGAACGCGCGGAGTATCCGGCGGCGGGCTTCGGCGTCGTGAATCTCTACGCCCAGTTCCAGCTGGATCGCCTGGGGCTGCCGCAGGCTGGCAATACTCAGGTCGTGCTGGGCGTGAACAACCTGTTCGATCGCGCCTACCGCACGGCGGCCACCTCATCCAACGTGGCCTACGCCATGACCGATCTGAATCCGCTGCTGGAACCCGGCCGCAGTTTCAGCCTGACGCTGCGCACGCGCTTCTGA
- a CDS encoding ABC transporter ATP-binding protein codes for MLELTQLSVQAGGRRLLSDLSLSLSAGQILAVLGPNGRGKTTLLRTILGLNPPAAGAVRLQGHAAYVPQRSDTLYAYDVLTMVSMGRARHLRWYAAPGARDWSIARDCLGQVGLAHLADRPFHALSGGEQQLACIARALASASPIIILDEPAAALDLRNQDVVLSLLRRLAREQGLAVIFTTHQPQHAQHIADQTLLMHAGACETGPTASMCVDERLSRLYGLPVRVATLRGESGDILGVIPVFR; via the coding sequence ATGCTTGAACTTACGCAATTGTCCGTGCAGGCCGGCGGCCGGCGTCTGTTGAGCGACCTGTCGTTAAGTCTGTCCGCTGGCCAGATCCTGGCCGTGCTGGGGCCCAACGGGCGCGGCAAGACCACGCTGCTGCGCACGATACTGGGACTGAACCCTCCCGCCGCGGGCGCCGTGCGTCTGCAAGGCCACGCCGCCTATGTCCCGCAGCGCAGCGACACGCTTTACGCCTACGACGTGCTGACCATGGTCAGCATGGGCCGCGCGCGGCATCTGCGCTGGTACGCGGCGCCTGGCGCCCGTGACTGGAGCATCGCCCGCGACTGCTTGGGACAGGTCGGCCTGGCGCATCTGGCGGACCGCCCGTTCCACGCGTTGAGCGGCGGCGAGCAACAACTGGCCTGCATCGCGCGCGCCTTGGCCAGCGCCAGCCCCATCATCATCCTGGACGAGCCCGCGGCGGCCCTGGATCTGCGCAACCAGGACGTGGTCCTTTCGCTTTTGCGCCGGTTGGCGCGGGAACAGGGACTGGCGGTGATTTTCACCACGCACCAGCCGCAGCATGCGCAGCATATCGCCGACCAGACCCTGCTCATGCATGCCGGCGCTTGCGAAACCGGCCCCACCGCCAGCATGTGCGTGGACGAACGCCTGAGCCGCCTGTACGGCCTGCCGGTGCGCGTGGCCACGCTGCGCGGCGAATCCGGCGACATCCTGGGCGTGATCCCCGTCTTCCGTTGA
- a CDS encoding Crp/Fnr family transcriptional regulator encodes MTIVNSRSAPLIAALRQHPWFDGVDDAALLALAGCSRWLEFDAGDTIFSEGQAASSCLLVCAGSLQGLRYTADGGDKVFGHVGPGGWLSVSTLFEAAPRHLHGVRARTDGNGCLLNGAAFRQLCLNDARFACRVMAHGANLIRHHTDQIDWLTSSSAEERLAEYILRAGKPQGTQPVVLPLSHSQIAVKLGMRAETLSRIFAKWRRQGYISDRRGELCILKLDSLKQLVHI; translated from the coding sequence ATGACTATTGTCAATTCACGATCCGCGCCCTTGATCGCGGCGCTGCGCCAGCATCCCTGGTTCGATGGCGTGGACGATGCCGCCCTGCTCGCCCTGGCGGGCTGCAGCCGATGGTTGGAGTTCGACGCGGGCGACACGATTTTTTCGGAGGGCCAGGCGGCTTCCTCCTGCCTGCTGGTATGCGCGGGATCGCTGCAGGGCTTGCGCTACACGGCGGATGGCGGCGACAAGGTATTCGGCCATGTCGGGCCGGGCGGCTGGCTATCCGTGTCCACGCTGTTCGAGGCCGCGCCGCGGCACCTGCACGGCGTGCGTGCGCGCACCGACGGCAACGGCTGCCTGCTCAATGGCGCGGCATTCCGCCAGCTCTGCCTGAACGACGCGCGCTTCGCCTGCCGCGTCATGGCGCATGGCGCCAACCTGATCCGCCATCACACGGACCAGATCGATTGGCTGACGTCGAGTTCGGCCGAGGAGCGCCTGGCCGAATACATCCTGCGCGCGGGCAAGCCGCAAGGCACCCAGCCCGTGGTGTTGCCGCTGAGCCATTCGCAGATCGCGGTCAAGCTGGGCATGCGCGCCGAAACGCTGAGCAGGATATTCGCAAAATGGCGGCGCCAGGGCTACATATCGGACCGGCGCGGCGAGCTATGCATCCTGAAGCTGGATTCGCTCAAGCAACTGGTGCACATCTAG
- a CDS encoding ABC transporter substrate-binding protein codes for MTISAYFRTALAAGVLLSSAASAASIVFQDMLGNPVNLSAPAQRAVTLPMPAGSLLISLDGGAGRLAGMHPSAYGLMKDGLLARIFPATAKVRTDITRSGFVPNVETLLQIQPDLVWQWGHMGDDLIAPLRNAGLPTAALVYGTEDRTREWIRLMGLSLGQEVRAQSQLRWRDQVRADIRAVTDGIPAARRPGVLYLSRHAPQLRAAGGNSSFEDDITLAGGRNVSASIAGGQAVNIEQIMAWAPEVILLNNFESGLTPETLYGDPLFADIPAVRDRRVYKVPMGGYLWDPPSQESPLYWQWLSMLLHPDRFSWPLRDNIGRAYGELYGYQPAAREIDAVLRLKMNEGAAGYERFR; via the coding sequence ATGACCATCTCAGCGTACTTCCGCACCGCCTTGGCGGCAGGGGTTCTCTTGTCGTCCGCCGCGAGTGCGGCGTCCATCGTGTTCCAGGACATGCTGGGCAATCCCGTGAACCTGTCCGCGCCGGCCCAACGGGCAGTGACGCTGCCCATGCCGGCCGGATCGCTGCTCATCTCGCTGGACGGGGGCGCTGGGCGCCTGGCCGGCATGCATCCCAGCGCCTACGGGTTGATGAAGGACGGGCTGCTGGCGCGGATCTTTCCGGCCACGGCCAAGGTACGCACCGACATCACCCGGTCCGGTTTCGTGCCCAATGTGGAAACGCTGCTGCAGATCCAGCCCGACCTGGTGTGGCAGTGGGGGCATATGGGCGACGATCTGATCGCGCCCCTGCGCAATGCAGGCCTGCCGACCGCGGCGCTGGTGTACGGCACCGAAGACCGTACCCGCGAATGGATACGCCTGATGGGCCTGTCGCTGGGGCAGGAGGTTCGCGCGCAGTCCCAGTTGCGCTGGCGCGATCAGGTACGCGCGGACATCCGCGCCGTCACCGACGGCATCCCGGCCGCCAGGCGGCCGGGGGTGCTGTACCTGTCGCGTCATGCGCCGCAGCTGCGCGCGGCCGGCGGCAACTCCAGCTTCGAGGACGACATCACCCTGGCGGGCGGGCGCAACGTTTCGGCATCCATCGCCGGCGGCCAGGCCGTGAACATCGAGCAGATCATGGCCTGGGCGCCCGAGGTGATCCTGCTGAACAACTTTGAATCGGGGTTGACGCCCGAAACCCTGTATGGCGACCCGCTGTTTGCCGACATCCCCGCCGTGCGCGATCGCCGCGTCTACAAGGTGCCGATGGGCGGCTATCTGTGGGATCCCCCCAGCCAGGAATCGCCCTTGTACTGGCAGTGGCTGAGCATGCTGCTGCACCCGGACAGGTTCTCCTGGCCCTTGCGGGACAACATCGGGCGGGCCTACGGCGAACTCTATGGATATCAGCCCGCCGCCCGCGAGATCGACGCGGTGCTGCGTCTGAAAATGAACGAGGGGGCCGCGGGCTATGAACGCTTCCGTTGA
- a CDS encoding response regulator transcription factor, translating into MNPTDLGLLIDDDELYVRTLQRSLSRRGLETRTATGIAEALRVAEEIRPAFALVDLRLGEDSGLTLIRPLRALRADMRILLVTGYASVATAVEAIKRGADDYLPKPATAPMILRTLGLVKPENVTIETTMTPLHRLEWEHIHQALHETGGNVSAAARLLGMHRRSLQRKLAKKPGPEREVLID; encoded by the coding sequence ATGAACCCAACCGATCTTGGCCTGCTGATCGACGACGACGAACTCTATGTGCGCACCCTGCAGCGCAGCCTGTCGCGCCGCGGCCTGGAAACCCGTACCGCCACCGGCATCGCCGAAGCGCTGCGCGTGGCCGAGGAAATCCGTCCCGCCTTCGCCCTGGTGGACCTGCGCCTGGGCGAAGATTCCGGCCTGACCCTGATCCGCCCGCTGCGCGCCCTGCGCGCCGACATGCGGATCCTGCTGGTCACCGGCTACGCCAGCGTGGCCACCGCCGTCGAGGCCATCAAGCGCGGCGCCGACGACTACCTGCCCAAGCCCGCCACGGCGCCCATGATCCTGCGCACGCTGGGCCTGGTGAAGCCGGAAAACGTGACGATCGAAACCACCATGACGCCGTTGCACCGTCTGGAGTGGGAACATATCCACCAGGCTCTGCACGAAACCGGCGGCAACGTCTCGGCGGCGGCGCGCCTGTTGGGCATGCATCGGCGCTCCCTTCAGCGCAAACTGGCCAAAAAACCGGGGCCGGAACGCGAAGTGCTCATCGACTGA
- a CDS encoding SCO family protein codes for MHSPLLRAPADAARSHAPDPRRRLLLSSFALLALAGCGPDAPKLHGMDLSGMPSGDFQLQDTEGRERKLADYAGQPVMLFFGFTQCPDICPTALTRAIEIKGLLGADAKKLRVLFITVDPERDTPEILRAYTQAFDPDFVGLRGDAEQTRAAAQSFKVFYQKVATGSSYTMDHTALTYVIDASGKLRIALRHQQSAQECVDDLRTVL; via the coding sequence ATGCATTCCCCTCTTCTGCGCGCGCCCGCCGACGCGGCGCGCTCCCACGCGCCCGATCCGCGGCGCCGCCTGCTGCTGTCCTCTTTCGCCCTGCTGGCCCTGGCGGGCTGCGGCCCCGATGCGCCCAAACTGCACGGCATGGATCTGTCCGGCATGCCGTCCGGCGACTTCCAGCTGCAGGACACCGAAGGCCGCGAACGCAAGCTCGCCGACTACGCCGGCCAGCCGGTCATGCTGTTCTTCGGCTTCACGCAATGCCCCGACATCTGCCCCACGGCGCTGACCCGCGCGATCGAGATCAAGGGCCTGCTGGGCGCGGACGCCAAGAAGCTGCGCGTCCTCTTCATCACCGTCGACCCCGAACGCGACACGCCGGAGATCCTGCGCGCCTACACCCAGGCCTTCGATCCGGATTTCGTCGGCCTGCGCGGCGATGCCGAGCAGACGCGCGCCGCCGCGCAGTCGTTCAAGGTCTTCTACCAGAAGGTCGCTACCGGTTCGTCCTACACCATGGACCATACCGCGCTGACCTACGTCATCGACGCCAGCGGCAAGCTGCGCATCGCCCTGCGCCATCAACAGAGCGCTCAGGAGTGCGTGGACGACCTGCGCACCGTGCTCTGA
- a CDS encoding DUF2946 family protein encodes MSRLTRLQHLGCAARARGVLWLALLALALRALVPAGYMPDARALHDGRLEVTFCSAAGDVKALTLALAPGDQGKAGHDTADAGALCPFGLLAHVAPAPAPALTPLLLAVGRHALPAPASDAPPAPSAQGPPLGSRAPPFLA; translated from the coding sequence ATGTCCCGCCTCACCCGCCTCCAGCACCTAGGCTGCGCCGCGCGCGCGCGGGGCGTGCTGTGGCTGGCGCTCCTGGCCCTGGCGCTGCGCGCGCTGGTGCCGGCGGGCTACATGCCCGACGCCCGGGCGCTGCACGACGGCCGGCTCGAAGTTACGTTCTGCTCGGCCGCCGGCGACGTCAAGGCGCTGACGCTGGCGCTAGCGCCCGGCGACCAAGGCAAGGCCGGGCACGACACGGCCGACGCCGGGGCGCTCTGCCCCTTCGGCTTGCTGGCGCACGTGGCCCCCGCCCCTGCTCCCGCGCTCACTCCCTTGCTGCTGGCCGTCGGCCGGCACGCGCTGCCGGCGCCCGCAAGCGACGCCCCGCCCGCCCCTAGCGCCCAGGGGCCGCCGCTGGGTTCCCGCGCCCCACCATTCCTCGCCTGA
- a CDS encoding HAMP domain-containing histidine kinase, translating to MPGSSAFSFLRTLCSLRWLAIAGQAATILLASSVLGLALPLEPLWIGVGALIGFNVYASLRLRHRRDLSHATAFGHLFVDMAVLAWMVGWSGGISNPFGMMFLILTALAALALPRNWALAAAVAGISGYAAAAIFGQPLRGEVDTHTLLLWGMGANFLISVVVVLVFSTRLASDLRDRERELARLRERFTRNEGIVALATHAAAMAHELNTPLATMTLLTDEIAAEVKDEDLRADVSTLSQLLALCRERIRNLAVPTAVDLVRVVGQWRLIRPTIDLQRSGALPGSLRVDPAIAHLLQALLNNAADAGEAADAPRVDLHLEYGYGALRGEVRDYGRGFDPDQTLLPATSLFNSGKPGGLGVGLALSHATVEQMGGEMTMTAAEEGGTRIRFYLPLGSTGT from the coding sequence ATGCCCGGTAGTTCCGCCTTTTCATTCCTGCGTACCCTCTGCAGCCTGCGCTGGCTCGCCATCGCGGGCCAGGCCGCCACCATCCTGCTGGCCAGCAGCGTCCTGGGCCTGGCCCTGCCGCTGGAGCCGCTGTGGATCGGCGTCGGCGCGCTGATCGGCTTCAACGTCTACGCCAGCCTGCGCCTGCGCCACCGCCGCGACCTGTCCCACGCCACGGCCTTCGGCCATCTGTTCGTGGACATGGCGGTGCTGGCCTGGATGGTGGGCTGGAGCGGCGGCATCAGCAATCCGTTCGGCATGATGTTCCTGATCCTGACCGCGCTGGCGGCCCTGGCGCTGCCGCGCAACTGGGCGCTGGCCGCGGCGGTGGCGGGCATCTCGGGCTACGCGGCGGCCGCGATCTTCGGCCAGCCCCTGCGCGGCGAGGTCGACACCCATACCCTGCTGCTCTGGGGCATGGGCGCCAACTTCCTGATTTCGGTGGTGGTGGTGCTGGTGTTTTCGACACGCCTGGCCTCGGACCTGCGCGACCGCGAGCGCGAACTGGCGCGGCTGCGCGAACGCTTCACCCGCAACGAAGGCATCGTCGCCCTGGCCACCCACGCCGCGGCCATGGCGCACGAACTGAATACCCCGCTGGCGACCATGACCCTGCTGACCGACGAGATCGCCGCCGAGGTCAAGGACGAGGACCTGCGCGCCGACGTCTCCACCCTCAGCCAATTGCTGGCCCTATGCCGGGAACGTATCCGCAACCTGGCGGTCCCAACCGCGGTGGACCTGGTCCGCGTGGTGGGGCAATGGCGTTTGATCCGGCCGACCATCGATCTGCAGCGCTCGGGCGCCCTGCCCGGCAGCCTGCGGGTGGATCCGGCCATCGCCCACCTGCTGCAGGCGCTGCTGAACAATGCGGCGGACGCCGGCGAAGCCGCCGACGCGCCCCGCGTGGACCTGCATCTGGAATACGGTTATGGCGCCCTGCGCGGCGAAGTCAGGGACTACGGGCGGGGCTTCGATCCCGACCAGACCCTGCTGCCGGCAACCAGCCTGTTCAACAGCGGCAAGCCGGGAGGGCTGGGCGTGGGCCTGGCGCTGTCGCACGCCACGGTGGAACAGATGGGCGGCGAAATGACCATGACCGCCGCCGAGGAAGGCGGCACGCGTATCCGCTTTTACCTCCCGTTAGGGAGTACCGGGACTTGA
- a CDS encoding DUF4148 domain-containing protein, producing the protein MKTLSRTLLLCAGLAAAGAVQAQTTQYTHDLYGDWRVTYAAPAAKTADQVSAELAQAKTNGQYTFGEEDYPPPVMSHQSETRAQVDQELRQAQIQGQMASDEEDYPPPVMAHSGTSDIH; encoded by the coding sequence ATGAAGACCCTCAGCAGGACCTTATTGCTATGCGCCGGCTTGGCCGCCGCCGGGGCCGTCCAGGCCCAGACCACGCAGTACACCCACGACCTCTACGGCGACTGGCGCGTGACCTACGCCGCCCCCGCCGCCAAGACGGCGGATCAGGTCAGCGCCGAACTGGCCCAGGCCAAGACCAATGGCCAATACACGTTCGGCGAGGAAGACTATCCTCCCCCGGTCATGTCGCACCAATCTGAAACCCGCGCCCAGGTTGACCAGGAGCTGCGGCAAGCGCAGATCCAAGGCCAGATGGCGTCCGACGAAGAAGACTATCCGCCGCCCGTGATGGCGCACAGCGGCACCTCCGATATCCATTGA
- a CDS encoding FecCD family ABC transporter permease, giving the protein MNASVETARAPAAGTCARPGLWAWPWLLMALALPVSVLAALCVGRYPLALSQVSGVLAGLALPDGLANWLPSVGATEHRVVMQVRLPRVLLAVLAGSSLAMCGAALQGAFRNPLVGPQILGISSGAAFGGCAAILLFSSLWATLGLAFAGGLLAVAVVYLLGRSNGRTTILMLVLAGVVTSAFFSALISLTTYFADPNDSLPAIVFWLMGSFATATYVKLAAAVPPIVVGMALLYALRFRINVLSLGDEQASAMGIAVEPLRWLLLGCATLVVSASVAVSGTVGWVGLVVPHIARMLVGPDHRVLLPASALIGGTYMVWVDTVARSATSAEIPLGVITALIGAPLFAWLLRRAQSRGVQHA; this is encoded by the coding sequence ATGAACGCTTCCGTTGAAACGGCGCGCGCGCCGGCCGCGGGGACTTGCGCGCGTCCAGGGTTGTGGGCGTGGCCATGGCTGTTGATGGCGCTGGCGCTACCCGTGTCCGTGTTGGCGGCGCTGTGCGTCGGCCGCTACCCCCTGGCGTTGTCGCAGGTGTCCGGCGTGCTGGCCGGGCTTGCATTGCCGGACGGCCTGGCGAACTGGCTGCCGTCGGTCGGCGCCACGGAGCACCGCGTCGTCATGCAGGTGCGGCTGCCGCGCGTATTGTTGGCGGTGCTGGCCGGATCCAGCCTGGCGATGTGCGGCGCGGCGCTGCAAGGCGCGTTCCGCAATCCGCTGGTCGGTCCGCAGATCCTGGGCATTTCCTCGGGCGCGGCGTTTGGCGGTTGCGCGGCGATCCTGTTGTTCTCATCGCTGTGGGCAACGCTGGGCCTGGCGTTTGCCGGAGGCCTGCTGGCGGTGGCCGTGGTCTATCTGTTGGGCCGTTCCAACGGCCGCACGACCATCCTGATGCTGGTGCTGGCCGGCGTGGTGACCAGCGCCTTCTTTTCCGCGTTGATCTCGCTGACCACGTACTTCGCGGATCCGAACGATAGCCTGCCGGCCATCGTGTTCTGGCTGATGGGCAGCTTCGCCACCGCGACCTACGTCAAGCTGGCGGCCGCCGTGCCGCCCATCGTGGTTGGCATGGCGCTGCTATACGCGCTGCGTTTCCGCATCAACGTGCTGTCGTTGGGCGACGAGCAGGCCAGCGCCATGGGCATCGCGGTCGAGCCCTTGCGTTGGCTGCTGTTGGGCTGCGCCACGCTGGTGGTGTCGGCCAGCGTGGCCGTATCGGGCACGGTGGGCTGGGTGGGATTGGTGGTGCCGCACATCGCGCGCATGCTGGTCGGCCCGGACCACCGGGTGCTGCTGCCCGCCAGCGCCCTGATCGGCGGCACCTACATGGTGTGGGTCGATACCGTGGCCCGCAGCGCCACCAGCGCCGAGATTCCGCTGGGCGTGATTACCGCGCTTATCGGCGCGCCGCTGTTCGCATGGCTGTTGCGCCGCGCCCAGAGCCGGGGAGTGCAGCATGCTTGA
- a CDS encoding peptidoglycan DD-metalloendopeptidase family protein — translation MCVLAVALLALLSACGTTKVQPGYYRVQSGDTLTQIARKQGTSVSNLVRWNNLPNSNAIEVGQLLRVEPPAGQASTSTAPSKARGKPAPSPKSSTSTAKRRTAPPGAISLVWPAQGKVTRGYDGSGSNGIVISNSSGTPVVAAAQGTVAYSGSGLRGYGHLVIVKHNASFLSIYAHNSKLLVKEGQRVSQGQKIAEMGSSDSKQVGLYFELRYDGQAVDPAGSLPSK, via the coding sequence ATGTGCGTGCTGGCGGTGGCGCTGCTGGCCCTGTTGTCCGCCTGCGGCACCACCAAGGTCCAGCCTGGCTACTACCGCGTGCAATCGGGCGACACGCTGACTCAGATCGCGCGCAAGCAGGGCACCAGCGTGAGCAATCTGGTGCGCTGGAACAATCTGCCGAATTCCAATGCCATCGAAGTCGGGCAATTGCTGCGGGTCGAGCCGCCGGCCGGGCAGGCCAGCACGTCCACCGCGCCCAGCAAGGCGCGCGGCAAGCCCGCGCCCTCGCCCAAGTCGTCGACCTCGACCGCCAAGCGCCGTACCGCCCCGCCGGGCGCAATCTCGCTGGTCTGGCCCGCCCAGGGCAAGGTCACGCGCGGCTACGACGGCTCGGGCTCCAACGGCATCGTCATCAGCAATTCCTCCGGCACGCCGGTGGTGGCCGCGGCGCAAGGCACGGTGGCCTATTCCGGCAGCGGCCTGCGCGGCTATGGCCATCTGGTGATCGTCAAGCACAACGCCAGTTTCCTGAGCATCTACGCCCACAACAGCAAACTGCTGGTCAAGGAAGGCCAACGCGTCAGCCAGGGCCAGAAGATCGCCGAAATGGGCAGTAGCGACAGCAAGCAGGTCGGGCTGTATTTCGAGCTGCGCTACGACGGCCAGGCAGTCGATCCTGCGGGGTCCCTGCCGTCGAAGTAG
- a CDS encoding copper chaperone PCu(A)C gives MKKSAIKSLAAFAFCALASAHSAAFAQDAALKVDDAWVRSTVPSQHATGVFMRLTSAATGRLVGVESQAAKHVEIHEMAMQDNVMKMRQVAGIALPAGQAVELKPGGYHVMLIDLAGQISPGDHVALTLVVEDADKRQRRVPVDAVARPLNAAAAPAAGHGH, from the coding sequence ATGAAAAAATCCGCGATCAAATCCCTGGCCGCCTTCGCCTTCTGCGCCCTGGCCAGCGCCCACTCCGCCGCGTTCGCCCAGGATGCCGCCCTGAAGGTCGACGACGCCTGGGTGCGCTCCACCGTGCCCAGCCAGCACGCCACCGGCGTCTTCATGCGCCTGACGTCCGCCGCCACCGGCCGTCTGGTCGGCGTGGAATCGCAGGCCGCCAAGCACGTGGAAATCCACGAAATGGCGATGCAGGACAACGTCATGAAGATGCGCCAAGTGGCGGGCATCGCCCTGCCCGCGGGCCAGGCCGTGGAACTCAAGCCCGGCGGCTACCACGTGATGCTGATCGACCTGGCCGGCCAGATCTCGCCGGGCGACCACGTCGCCCTGACGCTCGTCGTCGAGGACGCCGACAAGCGCCAGCGGCGCGTGCCGGTCGACGCGGTGGCGCGTCCGCTGAACGCGGCCGCCGCCCCCGCCGCCGGCCACGGCCATTGA